From the Lycorma delicatula isolate Av1 chromosome 4, ASM4794821v1, whole genome shotgun sequence genome, the window GAAAGGAAAACAGTATGtaggaaaataacaaaattaggaGAATAATGGAATTCTAAAGTGAGATTGAAATTTCATAGAGCTCTTAATGGTTTCAGACAGAATGAGTCAGTAGGATTAGATATAACACATCATAATTATTATGCTGCTTCAGCAAGAAAAAAACTCAATAGACTATTAATTATGaacaacttataatttaataaatcatcttTCATGCTATAAATGATATGACTTGAATAAGAAATACAgtacttaattttctttctgttgcTATTTGTCTCTTGGATACAATCTAATTtcacatactgaaaaaaattatattaatcatacatgtaaattaattttttttcagatgatgtaaacagaaatatccattgtatttcataatttatgaggtaaaattaaacaattgataGAGTGAGTAGgacaaaaatctattaataatactTACATTTGAATTTTAAGCAACGTCTGTTTATAATATAGTACTTCTTTATATGGTGTTACATTACTATTTGCTACATTTAGATCTTTTGTAGTATTTCTAaggcactgaaaaaaaattaaacttgtaaaatattaaaacccatcaagataaattacatatttaatttgtatataatgttTAAGAGTATATTAAAGTTAGAAtggtatattaaaatacttattctaTGTGAATTCATCACTCAAATTATCATAATGGCTCTggtgaaaaatataattctcCGACTCTGTAAGTAAagtgtgaaaatttataaacccCCCCGAGTTAGAACCTATAAAATGGAATCCGTACTATTACTGATTACAAGagacatttattatattttacaatttggaCTATTATATTATctagttatcaaaataaatgaaaaaaaaacctgcttTCATATTGTATGCCATGTTGTATGCTAAGTGTCATAATTGGGACAATTTTAATGGTCTGACATCCCTGAAAATATTATAGTCACTTTCAGAAATAAGAAGCATATACCATGCAGAAAAgagaggagtgaagtggtttcttaTTTCCTTGTTTACCGAGCCAAAAATACAGCTGCATATCAGTGTGCCGAATCCACCAACATGTGGTTGATATTCAGTCCTACAAGTGATACCACTCTGTTCACTAATGAGCCTGTTTGCATAGTGTGtatcattattctcagaaaaagcAACTGATTTGGAGTCTCTTATCTCAGGCTCTTTAAGTACatcataatcattaaaaacaactGGTGCAGATCgagtaaagcaataaattaatattcccCTTTCTGTTTTGAAACAATGGACATACACAGTTTCACTTGGCTGCAAGTGATGTcgaaaactggaataaaattgtacaaataataaaataatgataataatacgaAGATCCTGAATATAACTGTAACCTTAATTTTAGGTTCAATTTGTTATATCAGAATAAGCAAAACAATGCTGTAACATTTTAATCTAGATTATTGTATCTTCTTCATTTTGTGAAGAAGAATGTTATGACAATCACAAGCTAACTGTTACAACAATCTCagctaaaaatatatgttaaatatagtaTTATGTGTTAcatataatctatttaaattaaatgtataaactaataaatatttattaatatacaattgtTTCTCACACTTACGTGTCTCATTTGCTTGTACAAAAGCAGTTCATCGTACTTTAGATGTCCATTTTTatacccttttttataaatagtaggaATTATTCTGTAATCTATATTTTCGCGTACAGAACCTGAGTGAAGTCTAAACCTTCGTCTAAAATGGTGATAACTACAAGATAGATACAacaatttaattagaatattttatttaatgataatttttatcagaaacaaaattttatatatataaatatgaacaagattttagttatatattgattaaaaattagtaCAGAATAGAAACATTTAGGTTACagatttttaaactttagttCATATTACAACTCTAATGATTAAATTGCATCAATCTCTCATTCAGTTAATTTACTGAATTTGTAACTGGAGATTTGTCTTTTGTTAAATCTGTATACAATAATTTATCTGCTGATATTTCtggatactttttgttttttatttatttcttctgctTCAGTAAAAAGTACTAATAAATACAGTTACAAGAAGCACTTTATTTAATCGATTACCACATaatcacttaatttattaatgCAGAGAAACAAAGGAATAATGAATTAGGATATTAACCATAAAAAAGTTGAAGATTTTTGTTCATTTGtccagacatttaaatttatgGATATAAATAGAGCAAGGAGACACAAAATTGAAATTCAGATATAAGCGACTAAAAACCAGCCTGAGGAAGGATTCATGAGATGGCAAAGGTAATAAGTAAGTAAATGGTAAAAGAAACTGACTAATAGGAAAAATTAATGGAGCAGTCACAATTTCTGATAGAGCCATAcatcaaaaaaatatctttgcgagaagagtatttacaaaaataattgatcGGTAGATTTCAAATTGTTGCAGTGTGTtcagatgaaaattataattatttatttatttaattcagttcagCAGttgaaggtaaaaattaatattattatatatacagcaCTTGACAACAATCACAGAGAAAAAAAACATCATTGGAACCTTATAagaatatatatcatataaaaactaacacaaattgtttcacaaaaaattaatatactttaacaaactcagtcaataaaaaatgtataatacaaaaaaaaaatcagtatatgaAACGGGCAGAAACAATTCCACCCTAGTGTTTGATTACAACCACAATATGTGCCTTCTCagctaataagaaaaaaatgcttgccttaattttaattgaaattttagtaaTGCAATACAACAGTGGTCATCAATAATACTATGGTTAGCTTAAAACTTTTCagcgagtaaaaaaaaattttatctaaagttttattctatgaaaaataataattttatctaataaaaaaaaaacaaaatgctgcTGAGTGGCATAGAAATGAGGGTTCAAACCTTAACAGAGAGTTTAAGGAAACTAGAAAGGAATAATGGCACATTCAGAAAGCTCTGATCAACTTCAGATAgggaaaaattcagttattttaatttatatatttgtataaaatgatattaaaaaaatatatatacattactttcTAATATACTGGTAATACATTGTAACATCATTATATCATTAATGATTGAACAGTCAAGTGTGAATATTTTCCCCAAAACCATATTTATCcattttaatcttgttttataaAGTTCGGTGTACTCTGGACTTTCAAAACTAAAAGttggaaattttatgaatattaaaaataatttttaattttataaattacttttttctattttcaattttaacttctctaaaaataaaattttataatattctttgagATAAAATTACTTACACTTCAAAATGTTTAATGCTAGTATCTTCTGGTCCAACAATGtccatttcttaataaaaaaatgttttgcagttTGTAGATTTTTTACACACATCTGAAAAAAGCTACAGcaggttaaaaaaaactaaatgcaatttttgctttttttatgtatctgtttacattttaacagttttaatgcttacgttatttaaaagttgaatgtttttattatttacaatgtagGAAaagaaaacaggattttttaaagtattgacTGATTTTTCTATATaacaaattggaaaaatattatacaacctAAGTGAAGAAAGCCAAAGGTGAACAAAAGCTGTCAAATTCAACTATAATGCCTTGATTacagtataaaacaaatattaaacttatagtgaaaaaaatctgttttctcattctttaaataaattataaaaggctGATGCTATACTTTTTCTAACTATATAAGAAACTGTAAttgtttatgataatattaatgtttatacgTTATTAACttacataatgaaatataatatgaacTGAAGAATCAGTGGCATCGgaagagaaagaaaaatccaatgttttgataaattaaattaaaattattttaaaaattttcattaaaaataaatgtgtgaaaataaatatatatgcaccGTACTCATGAGATGCGTTGATGCGTACTCATGTGTTAAATAGttactcaaataattttgatCGCTAACTCGCAGAAGCATTGAGCACTCCTATTTATACAGTCGCAATCGAGAGGAGCCAGCTATTAATCTGGAGCCAGAGATTCATACCATTTGCAAATCGATAACTAATTATGCGGTCCGCAAACTTCCAGCGGAGCCAGCGATTTATATGGAGCCAGAAATTAAATCGTCCACAAACCAGTGAACTAATTATGCAGTCCATAAACCAATAGGGAGCCAGTGATTAATACGGAGCTGACAATTTATATGAAGAGAGAGGCCTCTCTTTTAATTCTTTGGAACTAACCTACACGACTGCTGTAGCTATCGTTCGTTCTATAATTTTACGATCGGTTTGTCttctttaataacaattttagtgAAGAAAATACTTTTGCGATTGTATTTAAGTAATTGAGGACATTAATAACAGTCCATAGTTgaaacaatattcattttttattataaatcaagcAATTTAACTGAAGCTTCGTGGCAGGAGGATAGTTCACATTAAACGGTGATTTTTTTCGATATTACActtttacaatacaatttttaggcgagttataatatcttttatattaatgGCACGGTTcagaagaataattattaaataatactgttttaacaGTTAGGTACTacgttaattcattttaatatttttcggtGGAGAACGGTAAACTCTAGACTATTAATTActctaagttataattttattatttattacatttaaatttatttgtttcaacaCTTGATTATGTATTACtataaacttttataacataacaagtatattaaatatgtaatatacttAATTCATTTCAACCGATTTAAAGGACAGAgggcagatatatatatatataaaatgaattgttcGGTGTACCAAAACAAACATTACGTCACAGTAGATGACAGTTGGAGCTGCATAGTTAGTCCAAAATAATCTGAACAATCTTccactttttgaaaaataatcattaataaaatttattgcttgtttatttaaacaaactattttttagcATTAAAGAGTAGtcctgtatgtttttttaattgaatgaaattgtaatatgaaatttttcaatgttttatttttaaaatttagttgttactatttttaacaaatattgattcttattacattaaaatttacaactgCTTCCTTCATCTTCATAGAATTCAGACCTTTGGAGAAACAAGTAACTTTATGttcttatgaatttattgttctaatatgttagttaaattttagtgcaaacatttttttctttttactaaaaaacaaaaaaaaaaacttcaactgtAATTTAAATCGACCTAGTGGAATGcggtttcatttttaatgttgtctatttaataattctaacatATTGCAGTACGGGTGTGATGAAAAATTGACTCTTGTAGATTGAAATTTACTGAGAATGtactgtattgttttttatacagCACAAAAATGGAAAACACAGCTGCTAATAAGTAGTTTTGCCTTCACACAAGAATTACACAGGAGTTTCAGTTGCAACTAAGGAATATGCTACTGATCTcaatataaatgttttgtaaaaaaatattttgatttcactACAGATGagaagtttttattgattttatttttatttggaggCAATGACTCCAGCAGTGTTAATATTGGTAAACACAATGCTGTTGGTTTTGTGCAAAAGATGCTAGATTTGAATATGCATACAGATTTGGAAAGTTTTACCACTTACTTCATCTCTTGTGCTTGTGTTAATGttagaaagaaaaacaatctattataaactataattaactTGAAGGTTGACacgttttaaatgatttattaggATTAAATAATCTATACAACAGGATGAAATTAGGCTGGTAAaagaatactttgttttttttgaaCAACTTGTAACTGGACCAAAAATTGCCTAAATACTAGTTggaaaaaaaagaacttatagtTAGTGTGATGCAATCTGTCCCTCTGTACAagtttacattagttttttttttttttaattattttttctcaacatTATTAGCCATTGATAAATAACAACATAAGGGAAAATGGGATTTTATGTACTAGAGTACTAGATAGTTCTTTACATTTCAAATGTGGCACCTATGTTCTTATATTGATGTTAGATATCAGTAGTGATATGCCTTGTTCCACTTTGTAATATTTGCATGCTTTTACAGCAATATAATAGTGTAACCACTTGTCATCTTAATGTGCTATAGGAATAAATCTTTTGAATAcatatattatcatataattaatatactttcatCTCCAAATATAAAGataagtgtatttaatttaatcagtctattactatatatatttttacatgttataatacagaaatatacaaattacttCTAGGcctgtatttttgtaattgtgaAAATAAGGCACACACTTGTATTGCAAGCATACTTCtactaaataatttgaattactatGTAATATGATGTAGGTTCCGCATCATATTTATGGCAGGATTTAATAagtcaaatataaaatgtatgaaaatgaaaaaaagttttatcaagaTAAGAAGTAagcctaaaataattattttattgtattttgagcttttttgttttaaaattatatttaagggaTCTTTGGTATTTTGTCaatgaaatctatttaatattaatcaggATTTTAATATGGTGtggtaatataacataaaaactgtaaaaataataagtctgtttattttttatacatttttagcaTAATTGGCTAAACAAGAGATTGCAGTTCAAAACTGCAATCTGCAAGATTGAAAATTCAATATTGCTCTTTGATTAAAAGTTTCATGATGAACACGATTGTTAAGTTTTGTATAATAGTTTTAGTTGCATAGAATAATCATACATCACAACATTTATCAGTGAGATTACTGCATTTTCATAATCGCATatgcaatttaaaagaaaaaaaacacaaataattttgaCTAAATTAACTAATACAGCTTTGGTTATCTGATTAaatgactgattttatttttcaggaatggTAACCCCATCTTTGTGTTCCCAGATGGATTTGGAACCAGGTttagataaaattagaaatggCATGTATCCAATCCGCAACGCTGTTGAAAtctaagattaaagaaaataattctttgcaGTAATTTGTAAAGTATGCAGGACAAATTTAAAGGGAATAGCTAGGGAAAATAAGTAGGTTATATTTGCTGTAAATGAAGCTAAGttagaaatagaatattttaatataatgcccatttttagaaaaatgggcCTTGTGTAAACTGCAACGTAATTTTTAGATTTAGTATTAAACAATGTAACCTTAAATGTCATGACTACACGTTTGAAAATCAAATATCTAATGAAGaccgattttttaatttcataaaataaaacaatttgtctATCACAAACACTGAGTAGACAAGAAAGAAAATAACTgatcatttattaattctttattttatttattcattattttaggtTATTGAATCCTTAAGAAgttgtaaataaacaacaaacattcAATTCTTAGGAACTTAGATGAATAGAATGTCATGTTCAGCTTATTTTGACATCAACAAATGATATGCTTGTAGCACTCAATTacattaagtgaaaaattaatttttaatattaaactgggtttaaagaaatgaattacagataaaaaaataaaaatgtatgaactaAGTGATCATATGAATAGcctacataataaaatttgtaaaatcatattgaaaaacaagataaaactttgttaatatttatttgaatgaaaatctttactttaaaaaaggaataaaattaaaataacctttttcacaaacttcagaataaaattataacaaatcttgataaatataaaagattgcaTATTTCTTTAACAAACACTATAAGCCAAACAAACACCATATCTGATTTCTCCTCATTTTCTAAAACCTGAGTCAGGAAATGTTGCATATagtttttatctttaatcttataaaaaaaaattacttgttttttgtttcttttcttctgAATTTAGTTTCAGATTTCAAACAGTTAATAGAGTCTACACCTATaaaatagttaagattttttctcTGTAAGTCAGATAAGAATTCACATTTCAGTGTGGTATTTGTCTTTTCTTAATGGTCTTTTTAGTGACATCCTTTTCACCTTCACAATCacacacaaattaaattaattgatttatattaccCACAGTGCTCTTCATATCATACTCATTACTCACATTCATTCtaaatttgtttcaataattttttctctgcTCGATTATCCATTTCTTTTGATAGGGTTTTCTTGGTTGATGACTTGATGATCTTTGGTTTTTACATGCACTACTTACTTCAGCTGTTACCCTTTTCTTTAgactggttttttcttttttgaggaaGACTATAGTATATCAATAAACTTTCAAAGAAATTGGCTCGgattcttttcatttatatttctggGCTATTAGCAATTTAATGCACGAGTTTCTACATTCCAGTTGTCTAAAGATGcaggatatatttttaatgagaacTATATTAACACTGAAGGGTTAAAAACAGCTTCTTTGAACCCAATTCTTATAATTTCTGGATCTGTGTTTAACTATGTTTCTCATAACAgctgtaaaaaaggtttttaaggatttttatacTAAGGTGTTATCTTTgctaggaaaaaaaattttagtcaCAGTTTACATTCAAAGAATGAAATATCACCATAATAAGAGGCTGAAGAAGTTGTCTTGTATATGAATTTAatagttgtaatattatttttaatgtgaccTTGATTTCATCTAACTAATATGAATATTACCCAttatgaataaaaagttttacatgctGGGAAGGAATGGAGcatattaaagtttttgaaaataatttcttaaaatttttgagatTATGTAACCACTTTTAATGGCATCATTAAGTTTATGGACAACTAGTCCTCTTCACTGGCCATCcaatctcaaatttttttacctttaaatattaGTGATGGAGACCTGCCAGCTCCTTTTACATatctaattaaaacattattgatAAGTATAATATCTTATCTTAGTATACCCTTTCTATCTCCTCATAACCTATTAAAGAGAACGGTGTGTAAATCTTAACTATTGTTGTAGATTCAGGCTTTGAATCTAATCCAATTAAAATAATCCTCTCACTGCTGCTTGTAGTAACAACTCTATCCTACTTTCTTATTCATTATTCTTCCTACTcctagattttcattttttaaattaattaatctctactatatctatttttaatttattcatttccaGTTTTAAATCATCTAGTCTAAAACTGCTACTTAAGCTTCTAACATTACATGTCCTGACTTAAAGAATTCCTCAGTTATTATATTTTCAgacgaattataaaatattttaatagttatattaaaataaaatgtatgatacAGTATCTGAAAAAATCTATCTaatatacaaaaacaactttcacataatacaagaaaaaaaccaataaaacatttttaaatgactaaaatttctattttttaataaaaatgtaaaaaaaatacaaagtgtaATTTTCTTACGTTTAAAAAGCAAGGGGTACATTGATCTGCATTTACATCtagattcttattttttgtttgttctcaaTGACTCTGAGAAATAACATTTACATACCCTCCACAAGTGGGGGAATGTCAGACTCGCAACGGGTTCAGCTAGATGTtgttaagagcctatgtgtgcctGTACCCTACCAACTTAAACATCTGTCTCCCTGCCCCTTACCGCTGGGGTTGATCCTGCTTTCTAGCATTTatatatgctgcacctgtctgggctcactgcTTGTCTTTTAGGTGTTATACGGACATTTTGCTACGGGCCCAGCaacctcttgctggctgttataggtggttatagaacagtctcgaaGGAGggagtctgtgttatagccggggtcaatagatatcttggctaatgagcataaggaacgctacatttctaaggtaaataacctattgacgtcagaatgaaagcaggagattgagGACCGGGCCACCTTACATCTTGGCAGGTACTGTGGGACGAGCCCCCCACaggtcgatacacgcatggtatatttcctatagtgtctaacgtaggtgcgattagatgggtttTCCCCAATCAATATATCACACAATCATATATCAATCAATATATCACACTCTGGGCATGGTGCCTTTTgtgcgagtttggctaggttttgttTGGTGGATTTAAATCAATGCctggattgtgggactgatgatacagtggaccacatcCTTTATGTCTGTCCCCCAATACGAGGACGAATGTTCacaagctgttagggaacttgagagaatacattcctttctggatctctgtattaactggatgatccgcgatgAGTGgcctatagtggctggttttctttacacccttgcggtgtgtaggtctgcagaagGAGTTTAATCGAGTTATTTGATTGTGGTAGGATCCTGGGTGGCTAGAGTTCCAGCCTAGACaatggattggttggaggtagatGCACTGCCATAGTTATACTGGTGTTTGTTGGTTATATTCTATGGTCCTTTATACTGCCATGCCTCTAAGCGTCACCCTACCGTGAGGTTGGTCTCTGATTGGgacttgattttttgttttccttgaGCATGACGGGTCCCTGGTCATTCATCCAAGGTGTCCCACCTTGGCAAGCCACAATCTCCTGAGCAGGACTGCCCTCGGAAATCCCTACCTAACAGTTCCTACTCGCCGTCCCATTCCCTGGTCTCCTTTTCTTTAGTACCGATAATTTTAGTTATCATGTTTACCACTAATTCTCAATTACGCCTTTCTGTCATCATGAACCTTACCGTCTCTTGTGGAGTTGGCCTAAGCAGATCCAGATTTTGTCTGACTTCATCCCATCTATTACATGAGTAAATTATATGTTCAACCAAATCAAACTCCTCGCAAAATCTGCATGTTGGGGTTTCACGCTTGCCGAACCAGTGTAGGCCTTAACTCTCCATGCCTTGTCAACAGCAGGGAGAGATAGAAGTCCCCTCACTGCACCCTCTCTGTAACCATATGCCAACATCCGGTATAGTTCTCCTTGTCCAATTGCCTGTTCTTGAGGCCTCCCACAAGGTCTGCCAATCAGCAAATAAGTCTTCTAGCCTTGTTCTTGGGCATTCAATTATAAATCCTCTGCAGCATTTGTGGCAGAGTTTAACAGGAGGCACGCCTGATATAACTTCTATGGCGTTTCTTGAAACTGTTTTGTAAGATGATACTATACTGATAGCGGCTCTTCATTGTAATGCCGAGACCCTGGCCTTGTTCGTCTTTATTTCAAAGGCCTCGGCCCATGCTGGCACTGCATAATATATGATGGATGTTGCAACCGATAGTATAAGTCTTCTTCTTGATGAATGCGGCCCTCTATGATTATTCATTAACCTACCTTGTTTATTCATCATGATTTCTGCTCAATCACTGACTTtgtttaaatgtacattaaaccTTCTATTGGTCTGTAACCACACACCCAGGTATTTTACACACGGATGTGGGGATATTGTTATCACCTATGTGGACTCTGATATCCCTGA encodes:
- the LOC142322591 gene encoding uncharacterized protein LOC142322591, which produces MDIVGPEDTSIKHFEVFRHHLQPSETVYVHCFKTERGILIYCFTRSAPVVFNDYDVLKEPEIRDSKSVAFSENNDTHYANRLISEQSGITCRTEYQPHVGGFGTLICSCIFGSCLRNTTKDLNVANSNVTPYKEVLYYKQTLLKIQIRKKFKTTPMLRNLPSRIILNLLLKIITVRKLRDKFFYKQRFLSKPLPYSPITANEMVYEVSHTEITVNNNMEVITNENCIDNFNSINNEENSTLNSQEVANSSRINVKKFKSKNLKIKKFKKK